A stretch of the Snodgrassella alvi genome encodes the following:
- the rapZ gene encoding RNase adapter RapZ, translated as MRIILISGLSGSGKSIALRLLEDVGFVCVDNLPVKLLPGLIEHYAASQTAQLGVSVDIRSRFNPAEVLELVKRLRQLGHQVDLLFLTSSVPVLLRRFSETRRSHPLAKEHQTLNESVAAEQQYMSTLQSFAYVIDTSLLNVPQLRRQIQQWLNLPVAPLRVVLESFGYKYGVPAGLDFVFDVRFLPNPYYDFDLRPFTGLDEPVKDFFARQPVMAEMIADLSGFLCRWLPEMEKESRSYVNIGIGCTGGQHRSVYIVQALAQQLNAYSVIVRHRQLELRKNSEKTV; from the coding sequence ATGAGGATAATATTGATTAGCGGATTATCCGGTTCTGGAAAATCTATTGCTTTGCGTTTGCTGGAAGATGTTGGCTTTGTCTGTGTGGATAATCTACCTGTTAAGCTATTACCCGGTCTGATTGAGCATTATGCCGCTAGCCAAACAGCTCAATTGGGTGTAAGCGTAGATATTCGCTCACGCTTTAATCCAGCAGAAGTGTTAGAGCTAGTAAAAAGATTGCGGCAGCTAGGGCATCAGGTAGATCTGCTGTTTTTAACTTCATCGGTACCTGTTTTGCTGCGTCGTTTTTCAGAAACGCGCCGCAGCCATCCTCTGGCGAAAGAGCACCAGACACTGAATGAAAGTGTCGCTGCCGAACAGCAATATATGTCTACATTACAAAGTTTCGCTTATGTAATTGATACTTCTTTGCTCAACGTACCTCAGTTGCGCCGTCAAATACAGCAATGGTTGAATCTGCCGGTGGCTCCCCTGCGAGTGGTACTTGAATCTTTTGGCTATAAATATGGAGTACCAGCAGGACTGGACTTTGTCTTTGATGTTCGGTTTCTTCCCAATCCTTATTACGATTTTGATTTGCGTCCTTTCACCGGACTGGATGAACCAGTAAAGGATTTTTTTGCTCGCCAGCCGGTCATGGCAGAAATGATTGCAGATTTATCTGGTTTTTTATGCCGCTGGCTGCCCGAAATGGAAAAGGAAAGCCGCAGCTATGTTAATATCGGCATTGGTTGTACCGGTGGGCAGCATCGCTCTGTATATATTGTTCAGGCACTCGCACAGCAGCTTAATGCATATTCGGTAATCGTTCGGCATCGGCAGCTGGAATTGAGAAAAAATTCTGAAAAAACGGTATAA
- the hprK gene encoding HPr(Ser) kinase/phosphatase: MPSISVRRLYHDNQTKLKLAWSAGTAGADNRISIDADKPVLALVGHLNFIHPNQIQVIGIAEVEYLNKIEAGEIKTTLNELFDLTMSLIIVANDLPVPYMLRDYCHTHNVPLLTSKTESPFLMDVLRIYLQRVLAASTVKYGVFLDVFEIGVLITGQSGLGKSELALELISRGHGLVADDAVELYRIGPETLEGRCPAMLKDFLEVRGLGVLNIRAIFGETAVRPKKQLQLIINLALADDSHMQRMDRLSIKSETESILNVSIRSVTLPVAVGRNLAVLVEAAVSNFILQMRGKDSTKEFLDRHNSMLKEDAVNHEDNID, from the coding sequence ATGCCCAGCATATCGGTACGGCGTTTGTATCATGATAACCAGACTAAGCTTAAATTGGCGTGGTCTGCCGGCACTGCTGGCGCTGATAACCGCATCAGTATCGATGCTGATAAACCGGTATTGGCTCTTGTCGGCCATTTGAACTTTATCCATCCCAATCAGATACAGGTAATCGGTATTGCCGAAGTTGAGTATTTGAATAAGATTGAGGCTGGAGAAATCAAAACTACCCTCAATGAATTATTCGACCTTACCATGTCTTTGATCATTGTGGCTAATGATTTACCCGTGCCTTATATGTTGCGTGATTATTGTCATACGCATAATGTGCCACTGTTAACATCGAAAACAGAAAGTCCCTTCCTGATGGATGTGCTGCGCATCTATCTGCAACGGGTACTGGCTGCCTCAACTGTTAAATACGGTGTTTTTTTAGATGTATTTGAAATCGGCGTACTTATTACCGGCCAGTCTGGACTAGGAAAAAGCGAGCTGGCACTGGAGTTGATATCCCGTGGCCATGGTCTGGTCGCAGATGATGCCGTAGAACTGTACCGCATTGGGCCGGAAACGCTGGAAGGGCGTTGTCCTGCCATGCTGAAAGATTTTTTGGAAGTGCGTGGTCTAGGTGTGCTCAACATCCGTGCCATTTTCGGTGAAACCGCCGTGCGCCCGAAAAAACAGCTACAGCTCATCATCAATCTGGCACTTGCTGATGATAGCCACATGCAACGAATGGATCGTCTGAGTATCAAAAGTGAAACTGAAAGCATTCTGAATGTCTCTATCCGTAGTGTGACCCTACCGGTGGCCGTAGGGCGCAATCTGGCCGTTTTGGTGGAAGCTGCAGTAAGTAATTTTATTTTACAAATGAGAGGTAAAGACAGTACCAAGGAATTTTTGGATCGTCATAATTCAATGCTGAAAGAGGATGCGGTGAATCATGAGGATAATATTGATTAG
- the ptsN gene encoding PTS IIA-like nitrogen regulatory protein PtsN: MSLIGDILPVSHVVLDLNVSSKKRLFEEAGKLLSEQAGLSQEDVFNCLFAREKLGSTALGKGVAIPHGRTGTVKDTVGAFFRLQTPIAFDAPDEQPVNMVFVLLVPENASTKHLNVLSELAGKFSQKSVRNALLSATSAESVRDILVAEEL, from the coding sequence ATGAGTTTAATTGGGGATATATTACCGGTTTCACACGTGGTTCTCGATTTAAATGTTAGCAGTAAAAAAAGATTGTTTGAGGAAGCCGGAAAACTATTATCCGAGCAGGCCGGTCTGTCGCAAGAAGATGTATTTAACTGCCTGTTTGCACGTGAAAAACTGGGTTCTACAGCTTTAGGCAAAGGCGTTGCTATTCCCCATGGTCGAACTGGTACCGTAAAAGATACTGTAGGCGCGTTTTTCCGGCTGCAAACTCCCATAGCCTTTGATGCACCGGATGAGCAACCTGTAAACATGGTGTTTGTGCTATTAGTGCCGGAAAATGCTTCCACTAAACATCTGAATGTATTATCAGAGCTGGCAGGAAAATTTTCCCAGAAATCAGTTCGCAATGCACTTTTGTCTGCTACCAGTGCTGAAAGTGTGCGCGATATACTTGTTGCCGAAGAGCTATAA
- the ubiA gene encoding 4-hydroxybenzoate octaprenyltransferase, whose amino-acid sequence MQLMRIDRPIGTLLLLWPTWWALWIAGDGHPDWLTVLVFTIGTFLMRSAGCVINDYADRDFDGAVDRTNQRPFALKKVSKKEALLLTLVLCILAALCLLPLNRLTWLMSIPALFLAMTYPFTKRFFPLPQLYLGLAFSFGIPMAFAALSNQVPMIAWVLLAANTLWTLAYDTIYAMADKEDDLKIGIRTSAITFGQHDITAVMLCHLGFDIFMIFAGGMIQASIWYWLALPLVLVLQYIQWRNIRTRDRKICFAMFLRNNRIGLIWFVGLLLHYWLGQP is encoded by the coding sequence ATGCAGTTAATGCGTATAGACCGTCCTATCGGCACATTATTGCTGCTCTGGCCCACGTGGTGGGCACTGTGGATTGCAGGTGATGGCCATCCAGACTGGCTAACGGTATTGGTATTTACTATTGGTACTTTTTTAATGCGCAGTGCAGGCTGTGTGATCAACGATTATGCCGACCGCGACTTTGACGGTGCGGTAGACCGTACCAATCAACGCCCGTTTGCTTTGAAAAAAGTGAGCAAAAAAGAAGCGCTTTTGCTTACGCTGGTGCTGTGTATTTTGGCTGCACTGTGTCTGTTGCCACTTAATCGGCTTACTTGGTTGATGAGTATACCGGCTTTGTTTTTGGCTATGACTTATCCCTTTACCAAGCGCTTTTTTCCGCTGCCGCAACTATATCTTGGCCTTGCATTTTCTTTCGGTATTCCGATGGCTTTTGCAGCATTGAGCAATCAGGTACCCATGATTGCATGGGTATTACTCGCAGCCAATACATTATGGACTCTGGCCTACGATACCATTTACGCGATGGCAGATAAGGAGGACGACCTGAAAATTGGCATCCGTACTTCTGCTATCACTTTCGGGCAGCATGATATTACTGCCGTGATGTTGTGCCATCTTGGTTTTGATATATTCATGATTTTTGCTGGCGGGATGATTCAGGCCAGTATATGGTACTGGCTTGCTTTGCCGCTGGTGCTGGTTTTACAGTATATACAATGGCGGAATATTCGCACACGAGACCGCAAAATATGCTTTGCTATGTTTTTACGTAACAACCGTATCGGACTTATCTGGTTTGTAGGGCTATTGCTGCATTATTGGCTAGGCCAGCCTTAA
- a CDS encoding histidine phosphatase family protein: MDLILWRHAEAEDNWEDMARKLTTKGQLQAKLSAQWLRQHLPGNCQIYCSEAVRSQQTARYLKQPFTVNKLFNPDCHPLDLATFLQQQPPASTQIWVGHQPWIGQFCAYLLNGVWLPQQFWSVKKSAFWWFDVRFYQQRHQARVKVVLSPSNLK, encoded by the coding sequence ATGGACTTAATTTTATGGCGCCATGCCGAAGCCGAGGATAACTGGGAGGATATGGCACGCAAACTCACCACTAAAGGCCAACTGCAAGCAAAGCTGAGCGCGCAGTGGCTGCGTCAGCATTTGCCGGGTAATTGTCAAATTTACTGTTCAGAAGCTGTCAGGTCTCAGCAAACTGCTCGTTATCTGAAGCAGCCGTTTACTGTAAACAAATTATTCAATCCGGACTGCCACCCGCTTGATCTAGCCACATTTCTGCAACAGCAGCCCCCTGCATCCACTCAGATATGGGTAGGACATCAGCCATGGATTGGCCAGTTTTGTGCTTATCTTCTTAATGGTGTCTGGCTCCCACAACAATTCTGGTCAGTAAAAAAATCGGCTTTTTGGTGGTTTGATGTCCGTTTTTACCAGCAACGCCATCAAGCACGAGTAAAAGTGGTTTTATCACCGTCAAATTTAAAATAA
- a CDS encoding YkvA family protein, which produces MKFFSKSVVNLHGWVNEQSFFAKLSRNALRLGKPVVIQLYSLFLLLKSPHTPLRSKMLILGALLYFLSPIDLIPDFLGPLGFTDDIAVIAMVCKQLQTALTPALKEQAQNAINRFFTNKA; this is translated from the coding sequence ATGAAGTTTTTTTCCAAAAGTGTGGTCAATCTGCATGGATGGGTTAATGAGCAAAGCTTTTTTGCCAAACTATCCAGAAATGCTTTGCGTTTGGGCAAACCGGTGGTTATACAGCTGTACTCTTTATTTCTGCTACTTAAATCTCCGCATACGCCTTTACGCAGTAAAATGTTGATTCTAGGTGCCTTGCTTTACTTTCTTAGCCCAATAGATCTCATACCAGACTTTCTTGGGCCGCTTGGTTTCACCGACGATATTGCCGTTATTGCTATGGTATGCAAACAACTACAAACTGCTCTCACACCAGCTTTGAAAGAACAGGCTCAAAACGCAATCAACCGTTTTTTTACCAACAAGGCTTAG
- a CDS encoding gamma-glutamyl-gamma-aminobutyrate hydrolase family protein (Members of this family of hydrolases with an active site Cys residue belong to MEROPS family C26.), translated as MRVHIIVHENFEQPAVCLEWAQNRGHTISLSAIYQGDKVPTSADGFDMLIIMGGPQSPLTTIQDCAYFDSAAEQHLIRQAIDNGKAVLGICLGAQLIGQALGGMVESSPNKEIGNFPIQLTAAGLADEMIEHFGQELTVGHWHGDMPGLPPQAQILAYSTGCPRQIIRFAPIAYGFQFHLEFNRAAIESLIPHSKLDLQHAGQYPYIQPASEILDYDYVPMNQKLCVFLDKLLHRYQTQKH; from the coding sequence ATGCGAGTACATATTATTGTGCACGAAAATTTTGAGCAACCGGCAGTATGCCTCGAATGGGCGCAAAATAGGGGGCATACAATTTCGTTATCTGCTATTTATCAGGGAGATAAAGTGCCAACATCTGCCGATGGTTTTGATATGCTTATTATCATGGGTGGGCCTCAGTCACCACTAACTACAATACAGGATTGTGCCTATTTTGACAGTGCCGCTGAGCAGCACCTTATCCGCCAAGCCATTGATAATGGTAAAGCAGTACTGGGAATTTGTTTGGGAGCACAATTAATCGGACAGGCGCTGGGCGGTATGGTAGAAAGCAGCCCTAATAAGGAAATCGGTAACTTTCCGATTCAGCTTACAGCGGCAGGTTTAGCCGATGAGATGATAGAACATTTTGGTCAGGAATTGACTGTGGGCCACTGGCATGGAGATATGCCTGGACTACCCCCACAGGCACAGATTTTAGCTTATAGTACTGGTTGTCCACGCCAGATTATCCGGTTTGCGCCAATAGCATACGGATTTCAGTTTCATCTTGAATTCAACCGCGCAGCAATTGAATCATTAATTCCCCATTCAAAGCTAGATTTACAGCATGCCGGTCAGTATCCGTATATACAACCTGCATCTGAAATTTTGGACTATGATTACGTTCCCATGAATCAGAAACTGTGTGTTTTTCTGGATAAATTATTGCATAGATATCAGACACAGAAGCATTAA
- a CDS encoding bifunctional aspartate transaminase/aspartate 4-decarboxylase, whose protein sequence is MTSKHDFEKYANLSPFELKNHLIDLAQSRNDRMMLNAGRGNPNFLATLPRNAFFELGLFATEESEISFSFLDQNIGGMPFKDDLMARFDDFIRRNRHKPGVDFLSKAMSYVRDQLGYNQHQFLLEMTEGILGCNYPVPDRMLRLSEEIVKTYVLEEMGAKTLANDDIDLFATEGGTAAMAYIFSSLKQNGLIRKGDKIALGAPIFTPYLEIPELNDYELEEVLINADPKLDWQYPESELRKLEDPSIKAFYLVNPSNPPSVKMDDRSLQIIADIVKKRPDLIILTDDVYGTFAENFESLFTMCPYNTILVYSFSKYFGATGWRLGVIAMAKENVLDKKIAELPEEERKILHERYLSITPEPEKLKLIDRMVADSRAVALNHTAGLSTPQQVQMVLFSLAEMMDTKKQYKDALMALIRNRSAAMYKQLGIKHEFNENSVDYYTLVDMEDTARQLYGNEFAEWVVKTKNPNELLFRIADESGVVLLPGKGFAVRHPSGRVSLANLNEYQYKAIGASLHKLACEYYEEFKASK, encoded by the coding sequence ATGACTTCAAAACATGATTTTGAAAAATATGCTAATTTAAGCCCATTTGAATTGAAAAATCATTTGATTGATTTGGCACAGAGCCGCAACGACCGCATGATGCTGAATGCTGGCCGTGGTAACCCCAACTTTCTGGCTACTTTGCCTCGTAATGCATTTTTTGAATTAGGTCTGTTTGCTACTGAAGAGTCTGAAATCTCTTTCTCTTTCTTAGACCAGAATATCGGCGGAATGCCATTTAAAGATGATTTGATGGCTCGCTTCGACGATTTTATTCGTCGCAACCGCCACAAACCTGGTGTGGACTTCCTGAGTAAAGCCATGTCTTACGTGCGTGACCAGCTTGGCTACAATCAGCATCAGTTCTTGCTGGAAATGACTGAAGGCATTCTGGGCTGCAACTATCCCGTACCAGACCGCATGCTGCGTTTGTCTGAAGAAATCGTTAAAACCTACGTTCTTGAAGAAATGGGTGCCAAAACACTGGCTAACGATGATATCGACTTATTTGCCACTGAAGGTGGTACCGCCGCTATGGCCTATATTTTCAGCTCGCTGAAACAGAATGGTCTGATTCGTAAAGGTGACAAAATTGCTCTGGGTGCCCCAATTTTCACGCCTTATCTGGAAATTCCAGAACTGAATGATTACGAACTGGAAGAAGTATTAATCAATGCTGATCCGAAACTGGACTGGCAGTATCCTGAAAGCGAACTGCGTAAACTAGAAGATCCTTCTATCAAAGCATTCTATCTGGTTAATCCGTCCAACCCACCTTCAGTGAAAATGGACGACCGCAGTCTCCAGATTATCGCGGACATCGTGAAAAAACGTCCTGACTTGATTATCTTGACTGATGACGTTTACGGTACCTTTGCTGAGAACTTTGAGTCTCTGTTTACCATGTGTCCGTACAACACCATTCTGGTTTACTCTTTCTCCAAATACTTTGGTGCAACCGGTTGGCGTTTAGGCGTAATTGCCATGGCCAAAGAAAATGTACTAGATAAGAAAATTGCAGAACTGCCGGAAGAAGAACGCAAAATTCTGCATGAACGTTACTTGTCTATTACGCCGGAACCAGAAAAACTGAAACTGATTGACCGTATGGTAGCTGATAGCCGTGCTGTAGCGCTGAACCACACTGCTGGTCTGTCTACTCCGCAGCAGGTACAGATGGTACTGTTCTCTCTGGCCGAAATGATGGATACCAAGAAACAGTATAAAGACGCATTGATGGCTCTGATTCGCAATCGCAGCGCCGCTATGTACAAACAGCTGGGTATCAAACACGAGTTCAACGAAAACAGCGTAGATTACTATACTCTGGTGGATATGGAAGATACTGCCCGTCAGTTGTATGGTAACGAGTTTGCTGAATGGGTAGTTAAAACCAAAAACCCAAATGAACTGCTGTTCAGAATTGCAGATGAATCCGGCGTAGTATTGTTACCTGGTAAAGGCTTTGCGGTACGTCATCCATCTGGTCGTGTATCTCTGGCCAACCTGAACGAATACCAGTACAAAGCCATCGGTGCTTCACTGCATAAACTGGCTTGCGAGTATTACGAAGAATTTAAAGCCAGCAAATAA
- the aspT gene encoding aspartate-alanine antiporter — protein sequence MLNWVLTNIQESPVILLFLSLSLGYLLGSIRFGKFQLGGVAGSLLVAVVLSLLNVHIDSGLKALLFTLFIYAVGYESGPQFFRSLGVKTLREIFLALFIAITGFITVMIMARLFHLDKGLAAGLAAGGLTQSAILGTAADALTHMGLPADQLQQLQANVAIGYAVTYIFGSLGAIIICMNLLPKIMGRDIRDDAVAAEAEQLKGAMALEGNQGMAITQMVGRIYVVENDIQKSIKDIELDNLGITIERIKRHGNLIDCTPSTVLKKDDIILIVGRREAVAAVSTLFGRELDSEQGLEVIVDTKDVVFRNPDYANKTMAEIRSKVHSSDHDFEIQHGIYLIALHRNGEKLDVTPDTEFKLGDVMTIYGSTSDINRVVHIIGAPITVNSKTDWAYHGLGVVLGLIIGWVVVRVGNIPITLGAGGGALLSGLFFGWLRARKQTFGNMPVAASQFMKDFGLAGFVSVVGLQSGLQAITTIKEHGLTLFLIGVVVTLVPMILAIFFGRYVLRYDNAAIFAGALAGSRSANPAFGEVLDKAGNAIPTTPFAVTYALANVFLTLLGPLIVALV from the coding sequence ATGTTGAATTGGGTTTTGACTAATATTCAGGAATCGCCGGTTATTCTGCTGTTTCTGTCATTAAGTCTGGGCTACTTACTGGGTAGTATTCGTTTCGGTAAGTTCCAGCTTGGCGGAGTAGCTGGCTCTCTGCTGGTGGCAGTGGTTTTAAGCTTACTCAATGTACACATTGATTCTGGTCTTAAGGCATTGCTGTTTACTTTATTTATTTATGCTGTGGGTTATGAAAGTGGTCCCCAGTTTTTCCGTTCACTAGGTGTAAAAACCCTGCGTGAAATCTTTTTGGCTTTGTTCATTGCCATTACTGGTTTTATCACGGTGATGATTATGGCACGCCTGTTCCACCTGGATAAAGGTCTGGCTGCTGGCCTTGCTGCCGGTGGTTTAACCCAGTCAGCGATTTTGGGTACTGCTGCCGATGCCTTGACACATATGGGACTGCCTGCTGATCAGTTGCAGCAATTACAGGCTAATGTGGCCATTGGCTATGCGGTGACTTATATCTTTGGTTCATTAGGCGCGATCATTATCTGTATGAACTTGCTGCCGAAAATCATGGGTCGTGATATTCGCGATGATGCGGTAGCTGCTGAAGCTGAACAGCTGAAAGGTGCAATGGCACTGGAAGGTAATCAGGGTATGGCGATTACGCAGATGGTAGGTCGTATCTATGTAGTGGAAAATGACATTCAGAAATCCATTAAAGATATTGAGCTGGACAATCTGGGTATTACCATTGAGCGCATCAAACGTCACGGTAATTTAATTGATTGTACACCGTCTACAGTGCTGAAAAAAGACGACATCATTCTGATCGTAGGCCGCCGTGAAGCAGTGGCTGCTGTTAGCACATTGTTTGGACGTGAGCTGGATTCTGAACAGGGTCTTGAAGTGATTGTGGATACCAAAGACGTAGTCTTCCGCAACCCTGATTATGCCAACAAAACTATGGCTGAAATCCGTTCCAAAGTGCATTCCAGTGACCACGATTTTGAAATTCAGCATGGTATATATCTGATTGCTCTACATCGCAACGGTGAAAAATTGGATGTAACACCGGATACCGAATTCAAACTCGGTGATGTGATGACCATCTATGGTTCTACCAGTGATATTAATCGTGTTGTTCATATTATTGGTGCGCCAATTACAGTGAACAGTAAAACCGACTGGGCTTATCACGGTCTGGGTGTGGTACTTGGCCTGATTATTGGCTGGGTGGTTGTCCGTGTAGGCAATATCCCGATTACGCTGGGTGCAGGTGGCGGTGCGCTGTTGTCTGGTCTGTTTTTCGGCTGGTTACGTGCTCGCAAGCAGACGTTTGGCAATATGCCGGTAGCTGCTTCCCAGTTCATGAAAGATTTCGGTCTGGCTGGATTTGTGTCTGTAGTAGGTTTGCAGTCTGGTTTACAGGCAATTACCACAATTAAAGAACATGGCCTGACACTGTTTTTGATTGGTGTTGTGGTAACACTAGTCCCGATGATTCTTGCAATTTTCTTTGGTCGCTATGTGCTGCGTTATGACAACGCTGCAATCTTTGCCGGTGCGCTGGCTGGTTCACGTAGTGCCAATCCTGCATTTGGTGAAGTATTGGATAAAGCAGGTAATGCCATTCCTACTACTCCATTTGCCGTTACATATGCATTAGCCAATGTGTTCCTGACACTGTTAGGTCCATTGATTGTGGCTCTTGTCTGA
- a CDS encoding patatin-like phospholipase family protein — protein MQLCFNRSLMRQVLMLMALFGLAACSTLRYQPVAVIDDVSKNPDGYRLQRALLNNKADKKDDVIGIVMLSGGGTRAAAFGYGVLESLKKQQVKIDGRPKSLLDTVDVVYGISGGSILATYFGLHGSETIPKFEQNFLNLNLQKMLIGQLFSMANWSRLGSPEFGRGDLLQEQLDLHLYHGATYADLNNKRQGPFVVISATDMSLGSRLDFTQEYFDLLCLDLTDLPIARAVAASSAVPLVFAPVTLNNNGGNCHYHLPDNLVDSNNVDATGTTSFRAQTRAVYRANLKQYQDSQKRPYIHLLDGGLTDNLGLRSLLDATELYSNKTLYDRLESAKIHKIIIINVNAQTQRKNSIDSSASVPGTAEVVRALTSIPIEKYSEDTQHQFQKYVDWWNESRSEGTPQVYYVSVNLLDMPPSPLRDKVIHIPTTFYLAHSEVNNLLKAAKLLLAQSSEYQRLIKDIGVEPDTSTPEPFTLYGDDVAATQSDTDEESATDATGTDAVDNVQNQVSGVVNFINTEAVPILR, from the coding sequence ATGCAGCTATGTTTTAATCGATCACTGATGCGACAAGTGCTGATGTTGATGGCATTATTCGGGCTGGCAGCTTGTTCTACTCTGCGTTATCAGCCTGTAGCTGTAATAGATGATGTTAGTAAGAATCCAGACGGCTATCGTTTGCAACGCGCTCTACTTAATAATAAAGCGGATAAGAAAGATGATGTAATCGGAATTGTCATGCTGTCCGGTGGGGGGACTCGTGCGGCTGCTTTCGGCTATGGCGTGCTTGAATCGCTGAAAAAACAACAGGTCAAAATAGATGGCCGGCCTAAAAGCCTCTTGGATACGGTAGATGTGGTGTATGGGATTTCCGGTGGTTCTATCCTGGCTACTTATTTCGGGCTGCATGGATCGGAAACTATTCCAAAATTCGAGCAGAATTTTCTCAATTTGAATTTACAGAAAATGCTTATTGGACAGTTATTCTCGATGGCAAACTGGTCAAGGCTGGGTTCACCAGAATTTGGCCGTGGAGATTTATTGCAGGAGCAGCTGGATTTGCACTTATATCACGGAGCAACTTATGCTGATTTAAATAATAAGCGGCAAGGGCCGTTTGTAGTGATTAGTGCTACTGATATGAGTCTGGGCAGCCGTCTGGATTTTACCCAAGAATATTTTGATTTACTTTGTTTGGACCTGACCGATTTGCCGATTGCGCGCGCGGTGGCTGCATCCAGTGCAGTACCGCTCGTCTTTGCTCCGGTAACTTTAAATAATAATGGTGGCAACTGCCACTATCATTTACCGGATAACTTAGTTGATAGTAATAATGTTGATGCTACTGGGACGACTTCATTCCGAGCGCAGACTAGAGCCGTATACCGTGCCAATTTGAAGCAGTATCAAGATAGTCAGAAGCGGCCATATATTCACTTATTGGATGGTGGGCTGACCGATAATCTGGGTTTGCGCAGTCTGCTGGATGCCACGGAGCTTTATAGTAATAAAACTTTATATGACCGGCTTGAGTCGGCGAAGATTCATAAAATCATTATTATTAATGTTAATGCACAAACTCAGCGCAAAAATTCCATAGATAGTAGTGCTAGTGTTCCAGGTACAGCTGAAGTTGTGCGTGCACTTACAAGTATACCGATTGAAAAATATTCAGAAGATACGCAGCATCAGTTTCAAAAATATGTGGATTGGTGGAACGAGAGCCGCAGTGAGGGTACACCACAGGTATATTATGTGAGTGTGAATTTGTTGGATATGCCGCCATCACCGCTGAGGGATAAAGTCATTCATATTCCAACAACGTTTTATCTAGCACATAGTGAAGTCAATAATCTGCTTAAGGCGGCCAAACTATTACTGGCTCAATCTTCAGAATATCAGCGTCTGATTAAGGATATTGGGGTAGAACCTGATACTTCGACACCTGAACCATTTACTTTATATGGAGATGATGTTGCTGCTACTCAGTCAGACACAGATGAAGAGTCTGCTACAGATGCAACCGGTACCGATGCAGTTGATAATGTGCAGAATCAAGTAAGTGGTGTGGTCAATTTTATTAATACTGAAGCTGTACCTATATTGCGCTAA